CCGCGCGGATAAGACGAAGGCACTCCTCAATTGCCTGTCCAGCCACGCCCTCAACGTAAAAAGCGACAGCACGCTTCAGGTGATGCCTGTAGAACTGAGCGGGCTCGTTTACCAGCTCGTCGAACTTGAGAAGTCGCATGTAGTTGTCCGTGTCGGGGTCGTAGTCGACGAGTTGAATGAGCTCGATGCGCACAACGGCCtccgcgacgctgcgcaTGTCCTGTGGCGCAAACGGAAACTCCTCGCGCACCTGTGCAGCGAGGCGGAACGCCTCGTCTCGCTGCTTGGACGCCATGGCGCACATCGCAAGCCCGCACAGAGCCTCTGGCGCCGAGTTGTAGCAGGGCTCACGCTTCAGCTTTGCCCACAGTTCGGGCGTCATCTTTTTGTGTGGTACACCATAGCGCTGCTTCACGATCTCGATGTCCTCGAGTGACATGCGGAGGGCCTTCTCAAACAGCTGTTTGCCTTTGGCGGGCTCGCCGGCCTGCATCTTGCTATGGGCCGCGGCGATGAGAGTCATGGCGTTCTCCTCGTCGTTGTCCTGCCGCTTCACCTGCTGAAATAAGGACCTCCCCTCGGACTCGTTCTTGGACTCCTGCTTTGCGTAGTCGATGAAAGCCTCCACAGCCTCTTTGATATGCGACTCGGAGACAATGCCGACCAACTTGTCGCAGAACACCTTGTTACGCACAAAGTAGATGAATGGAAACATCCGTGGATCAATGTGAAACTTGGCCATTAGCCCCGGTTCCTGTAGGCAGTCCACCATGCCCAGTTTGATTGCCAGCCCTGCGTCCTTGCCGAATTCCTGATAGAGTTCGCCAAAGTTGTCGCCCTTGAGGCGGCGATTCGCCTGATCCACCTGGTGGCATAGCAGGTTCGTGTACTGCTTCACTTCGGGGTGGTTAGGGACCATAAAGTACAAAAACAGAGGCGTCTTTGACTCCATTTCGGTTGTTATGTTCTTGGAGGTTACCTGCACAACACCAAGGAAGGGGTCGCGTCGACcagcgggggtgggtgaggagTGGTGGGTTTGCTTCCCAGCCTCGTCTGAAGCTCCGTGGAAAGTCGAGGCCCACCGTTGCTGCGTCACGCCCAACGGTGCCGCGCAGTCAACAAGAGCGAACGAGGTAGCACGACAGCACGAACCATTCCCGCTGCGCGTCACGGACGCGCGCGAAGCGGCGCTGAGCAGGGCGGTACGTGAGAGTCGCCTCATTCGCCAAAGGCAAAGAACGTGGGGAAAGTCGGCAAGGAAGGGGCCGAGCGGGTGGGCGGCTGACGCTGTCTCCCCGGACACTATCGAAGCGAACAGATTagaagggaaggaagggCGGAAGGCGGCGAGAAGACAGTGGCGAGGAGCGTAAGTCTTGCGCAAGGAAGAGCTTGCCATCGGTGAAGGAGTCGTGGCGAAGAGAGAATGCTGGGTAGTAGTGAAAGGGGGGACGGGTAGATGCCTGCTTGCACTTTCTTGGCTGGCATTACCAATAGGTTGGCAAACAGAGTGAGGGTGACGattttctttgtttgttttaCCCGTCTTTCCTGTGCCCCTCCGTTATCTGTGCACCTGAGTGCGCGTGTCTGTACACAGGTGCGTGTGAAGCGATCGTACAGCTTGggcttctctcgctgcttctGGGCCCTTCACGACTCGCCGCAATTCTTAAGGGTGAGGGCAAGAGAAGTACGTGTAGAtgaacaaaggagagaatAGAAGTTGAGCTGGGTAGTGGAGGCTTTGCTAAGGTCGGCAGCACACCATAACGCGCAGAAGGCGCAGAGACGCCATCAAAAGCTGCTTGAAGAGCATAGGGACGTCATGCGCATGCGAAGAGACACCCAAAGGGTCATCAGAACCTCGACAGGTGGGCGCACCTGTCATTCAGAAGAGCACACCAGAAGGAAGGAAACCAAGCATGGAGCAGCACGAGAATCAAGAAAAGGGACTCCAATTCGAAAGAAAAGGCAAGACAGTGCGGGTGTGAGTGGGCGTCTAAATAAAAAATTGCTCATCAGTCCTCGTCTTCTAACTCAAGTTGACGAACCCCTCACGGGTGCGATAAAAATGAACGAGAATCTCCACCCCGAAAGCGAGCACCATGGTGGCGTAGAAGTTGTGCAGCGACGCATCGATCGGAGCAAACAGGGCTGCGCAGTGCACAAAAAGATCAAAGTCAAGTCTGCATAGAAGCGCGCGGTCGTAGGAGTGAGCGCCGCCAATGAAGCAGAGGTCCTTGCTGCCAGGATCGCCGCGCTGGGGCCCGTTCATGTACATCACGCttggcgaaaaaaaaagcaaatTTCGCAGTACAAACTTCACCAGAAGCTTGCTCTTCGTGAGTCGCACACTTTGCTAGAAGGCGTTGTTAATGCGGTCGCGAATGGCCAAGGCGGTCTGTGGGTAGACGCGTTGTTTTCGAAAAAAGCCAAGGAGAAAACGGAGGAAATGCCACTTGACTGGGTTGATGACCCCCTTGTGCTTCCCAAGTGAACGCTGGTGTTCGAGATGCATCTCCATATACCACAGGTAAAGATACTGGCGGGTGTACGGCCCGAAGTATACCTCAAAGGACTTGCATTTGCTCTGGCCCCCCAAGCCACATGCCGGCAGGTTTTCCTGCGCCTCCAGAAAGAGATGGTTCTGAAACTCCTCCATACTCACCTCGGCGTGAGCGTGAATGGACTCGCCATGTATGTAGAAGGCCCACTACTGTTCTATGAGGATCATGATGGAGATGTTCGACACGGAGCACAGGTCGACGAACACCTGCAGAAGgtgcacaacaacaaagcgATAGTAGAGCTGGTACTCCAACAAGTACATGACcagcgccacagccacccaGAAGAATGTATCGATCGCAACGCGGAGGGTGTCGAACGAGGTGGTCATGCCGCCCACCTGCCGCTTCCCGCGCGGGACGCCGGCTGACATGTTCTGGTAATCTAGAACAaccagaaagaggagaaTGACCGCCAATGGTGAACAGTGGCCGCCAGTAACGCGGTGTCTGCATCTCGTGTAGCCTGTTCGCCACGAATGTGGAGCGCCACATGCCCACCGGCACAATCTTGTTTTCGCCGAGCAGCTGCCCTTTGGATCGCTGCCAGTCGATGGCAAAGTAGTCCGCGTTACAATGCTCGTCCAGCCGGTACAGCACTGCAAACCGATTTGCTGTGACAGCTGCGTACAGCATCGCGTTCACGTACACGTCACTTAGTCGCATGGTACGCGACAAAGTTGACTGGCTCTTATACGCGATAAAGATATACCACGATACAACGGTGACAACGATGAAGAGCACGTTGTTGAGGTGGCCGCGCAAGTGGACAAAGAATAGCAGAGCCGGGAGCTAGTTAAAAACGAGATACTGTCGTCATCGCATCCAGTCCTACGGGCCTACCCCCGCCGAGATAAAGCACAAAACGCACGGAATGGTAAGCGTAGTCTCCAGTTCGTCACTTACAGAATCGGTGCTGGCCGAGTAGCAGGAATGCATCTCGCAGCGGAGTGCGTAGTCGGCCTGACCACTGGCGTTGAGCGGCGCTTGCCGCACTGTTTCGAGGTCGTCGGCGGCTCCCGCAGCAGCCATTGTGGGCACCATTTTTGACGCGTATTGGTGGACGACAAGCGGGATTCTAACGTAGCGATCATCGTGGTGGTCGGTCCCGAGCACAAGATGGACGCTGCGTAGCGCTGTGACATAGATGGGTAGCGAGCGAGGCCGTgagttgccgctgccgcccacATTGTCGTAGGCGTTGACCCGCCTTCAGAAACCACCTTCGGCCAGGACGCCGTtgaaggcagcggcactgctgcggtaCAGCCACGAGTTGTGGAACGTCGCCTGTCCGAAGCTGTAGTTGGAGTAGTCGGCAAGCAGGGGCACAGGCAGCAGCCGTGACGTGTTCGAAGGGTGTCGCAGGTAAACCTCACAGAAGAGGGTGCTGTGTGCGCGAAGGAACCAATGCCGGATGACATGGCACGATGTGGCACGTTTGTCACCAGTAGCGAAAAACGACTGCAGCTCTGTGTTCACAAGAAAGCACGGGTTGAGTTGGCTCGCCAAGGACTGATACCTGAGCCAGTTGCCGTACAGGTCAAACGCCGACACGACAAATTGCAGCTCTTGGCTAGCCGAGGTGCGAATCTGTGTCGCCGCGCTGCTCAAGACTTCCGCGTTACGGCGGGTGTAAGACAACCATGGAAATCCGTCCACTGCCTCGCACCGCGACGCATCGCACGACGTGCTCTGCTTGATGCGCTGGTACAGTGCATAGGGCATGGCGGTGACTTCGTAATTCAGCGTGACACATAGGTTTGCCAGCAGATTGCACACAGTGCTGTTGCCGCGGCCGCACAGCACGGTGGCGCCGATCGAGTACGCCTGCACAGGAAAAGTCGTAGTCTGAGACCCAGTTGTGCCGCTCTTGACGATGTTCGGCGGAGATAGGATCTGCCTACGTacccgcggcagccgcgacCATCGATTGGTACGCCATAGCGGGCACACAGGAGCCATCGTAGAGCATCGTGAAGCCGCTGGTACAACGGCACTCGCCACTGCACGCGTCGAGTGCGTAcggaaaggagaaggtcACGCATGCTGGGGATGCGCATGGGCCACACATGGTTGCCTTCAGCACAAGTGTACCAACGAGCTGCGCCAAGACGCTCCCtggagcgcacacacatgttTGCGCGTCTTTGTCGTACGTGGCACCGACCAAGAAAGCCAGCTGGCGGTCTCCTCCTCAAGGGAGACAGTACGCGGATGTGTTGACAGCGCCCGCGTCACTCAGCATCCTTTTCTGGCCAGCGCAGTCCACGCACGAGTGCTGCCATCCACATGCAACGCGTACCCTAcatcgcacacgcacgttcCTCCACACTCAGCGAGCGTGTGCCGGGCACACctgacagcagcggcctACGACACCTAGTACAAAGCCAAGAGCGTCACAGTCCGTGTTAAACCGGTTTGCCACACCAACAGCACAAACAATCATCACCAGCAAGGTGCCAATAGTCGAGCCTCTGGCACGACACTGCGACAAGAGCGGAttcggtctctctctctttgcgaTGGGGGCGCGCGAGATGAACCGCAATGGTTCACAACAGAAAAGGACAAAGACGTCAGTTCAAATAGGAGAAATGGTGGATGGAACAGTGACGTGCCTCTATGCgtacgtgggtgtgggtgtgtctttGCGGATATGTATGGGTGGCCTGCGTCTCTATGGATGCTACATCTTTCTACGTGCGCACAACTGAGACTCTGTGcctggggtgggggagagagagagggtgtaCCGAGcattcacctcctcctctgctgccgtttctcccttttttgttgGCGTTGTGCGGTTGTACTGTTTGTCATTCGCTTCTGGGGCTTTGTGGGTGGGCGGAACCGGCAAGGACAACAAAAATGAAGGTCAAGGTGGTAAAGCACGCGGGGGAAGTGACAGGCAGAATACCCATTGAAATCGAGGGAGTGAGTCAGTGCTGAGGACAGACGAAAAGACGATCAGCGTACTCGTCTCTTTCCTCCGGCGTCTTCACATTCACCTGAGCCTGCAAGCAATAACGCTGAAACATGAAACGTCGCTCACGTTTCCGTTCCCTCACTATCAGCAGACTCCTGTGCACATCAATGATAGTGGTGGTAAGAAGAGATAGAGACGTCGCCGAAGCTCTCACTTATTCTCTGGGATTCAGCTGGAAAGCATCAgtctttttgtttcctccTGTTCCGCTTTGGCTGCTCCTCTGTAGCTGCGGATGGTGAGAACAgcgacacacatacacacacgcaggcacacaccgcACAAGGGATCTCACAAGAGTGTTTCTTCCCATCATCACGCACGCCAGCGTCATCCTGTCAAAGGGCGGAAGCAACGCGACTCACAAGAGCCTCACGCGCAGGCGCGTCGGCACACCTGTAGGTTCGCACGAGGCGGACTACCTGCGTAAGATTATGCATGACCAAGAGAATGTCGCTGTTCATTTCTTGCACAGTCAGAAGATGGTGCAGGTAGGCACGACAGTGTCGCTTGCAGgtgaagcagccgcaccctTCATCGATAGGGTTGATATCAAGGGCGAACACGTTGTCATTTAAGTCCAGAAGGGGTACAACGGGTTGTGGGGTCGTCCCTGTCGCCTCCTTCACaggaagaagcagcgctacACCTTTTTCGGCGAGTGCCCACGGAACTGGGCACTCTATCAGCGACACATTGCTCACCATCGCGGCAAGCAGTGCAGGAATGTGGGGTGCAACGCACATTGTACACTTTTTCGGTGATAGGTGAAGTGCCTGGAGCGTTTGGAAAAACTCGTAGCTGTTCTCCCCGCGGGGCACGGCGTCAATGTACCCACTATCGTGGGTACCAGCAACCGAGATGGACGGCAGAATCGTGTACCCCAGGTCTGACGTCTCTTCGGTTTTAGCCAGCCACCTCTCCGAGCGAGTTGTGGCAACACGTCGCCGCTTGCTCAGTGGCTCGCAAAGAGGAACAGATTCGTGTACAACCACCACCAAGGTGGGCTGCGTTGCCTTCACCACTTCGCGCCATTTCTCAAAGGAAACCACCGCGCGGCCTTTCTCACTATCGCCGGCAACCGTGGAGTCTGTGGAGGATGCACTTGCGTGCGGGCCGTGGAAAGACGAGCGCAGTGTGAGCACAGTCCTGTACCCACTCATACCGCAGTACGCGCTCATTGGCAGCCCTGCCTCTAGGCACGGCTTCACGAAGTCTATCGCCTCGAATACGCTAGTGGAGAGGATTCGCTCCGATGGATCCAGAATGGCGTTCACCTGCGCAGGTGTCAACGTAGGAACTGCGCCCCGCTTCGTCGGAATCACTAAAAACGGGGCTTGAGCGTCCATGAGTGCGAGGCGTCAGAGGAGAAATAAACGGTGCAACGGTATCATCGAAAGTGTAGCGGATGCAGTGAAGATGAAAACTACGTGTGAGGTGCTGAAAAAAGTCACCGCGCGTGTGCTCGGTCAAATCGAAGAAAATGAACATGGGAGGGGAGAAATACGCAAGAGGCTGGGGTGGGCATGGTGCAGGAAGTAACGCAACGAAGCACGAAAGGCACGTGCTCGCAATGCTTCGTCATACCACGCACAAGTACGACGGCAGACAGCATGTTGCACTTTACCTTGTGCAGTCACACTTGCATCGCGTGATGCGCATAACTCCTTCCGCTAAAGCAGTCGCGCGGCAGTTGGCAGTACGGCCGTACGAGCATCCAATAGTGTATGCGAACAGACAGGAGGTAACGCATCTGTATCGAAGCTCTCACCGACAGCGGCAATGTCCATCCGAAAGGGCTGAAGAAacgtctttttttttgcctctcaCCGATCATTTGCGCGGCGTAGTACAGGTGAAGAACAAAatagagaaggggagagggggagaaaagaaagatcGGAGTCACAGtagcgcgaggaggcagctGAGCACAAAATGGCCACGCACTAGCAACtaaaaaaagagaaaggggcaaATGAGCGGAAATGCCTAACAATGAACAATGCAGTGCGCTCAGGCGTACCAACACGGGTAGCGTTCGACACTATTCTTGCTTCTTGAGCTCCGCATCAACCGCCTGCAAGCGCTCCAGCAGGGGCGGGTGCGTGTAGTGAAGCGCCGAGTACAGCGGATCCGAGGTGAGGCCAGTCCGGTTTTCCTTAGCCATTACTAACAAGGCCCTCTTTAGGCTCTCACCGTGATTGTGCTTCACAGCAAAGCGATCCGCTTGGAACTCGTTGCGCCGTGAAATAGAGCAGAATCCGTATCCAAATAGTGTACTCAGTGTGCTGTAGAACGGCTCAAGGAAGATGTTGAGTCCAATTACCGGATCGATCTCGCCGAAACCAAACGCCTCATACACCCTCTTGTCGAAGAGGACTAGGCGTGCACCGTAGGAAACCAGCATGAGCTGACCAAGAATCAAAGCAATGTTCATGTACATGTGGCTGTGCTTCCAATGGCCGAGCTCGTGACAAAGCACTCCAATGATGGACTCGTCATCATCTTTCAGTTGCTCCAGAATAGTGTCATAGAGGACAATGCGCTTGTTGTTGCCGAAGCCGTAGAAGTAGGCATTGCTGTGGTGCGAGCGGCGGCTCCCATCGACGACGAACACCTTCTTCAGCGGGAAGCCCAGCTCTGTGCTGAGCTGCGCAATCTTCTTGTACAGGAGCATCTCTGTGTCAAGCGGGGTGAACTTGTTGAACAGCGGCTGGATGAGTGTTGGCATTGCCAAGAGAAAAATGACGAGAATCACCGACATTCCGGAGAAGAGGTACAATGGAAAGCGCTCACCGAAGCGTCGCACCACAAACTGGATGAGCGCGATCTGCATAGGGTAGAGCAGCGTGACACGGAGAAACAGAGATTTCAGAATGTCCTTCACAAATTCGGTTTTGGTCATCTTATTAAATCCGTGCCGCTTCTCGATGTAGAAGTTCTCGTAGTAAGAGAAGGGAATGTCGAGTACGGTGAAGATCAAATCCTCAACtacagcggcggcgtagTTGTGAGAAAAGGAGCCGGCAGAGAAGCCAGTGGGCTGCATAGCAAGGTAGTACAGACGCGCGGGAAGCCGTAGCAAAATGCTAACGTTTCTCATCACCAGCCCCTTTACATGCTGAATGAAGCTGAATGTGCTCCTTTCACTCGCGTACGCCTTTGACTTCGCAAACTCCTCGTCAGTGATGTACTCCTTAAAATACAATGGCATGCCTTTGGCTTCAttggcgcggcgctggcgcagcaccaggTATGCGTCCCACACGCTAATGGCATTGAGCGATATGAGGGTCGTTCCCAGAAAGAGATTGGTTGAGAATAACATGATGTGACCACCACGCCAAAGAGGTGTGAACACGAGAAAGGAAGTTGTACTGGGCGAAAAGTGCTCTTGTCGCGTGAGGTGAGCTTGTGCCACAGAAGTGCTACGGCAACAACACGGCACgtgggaaagaagagaaaaaaacgagaggGGGACGGTAACCCCAGAGAACAACTAGAGGTCTGCACGCGACTCCGCAGGATATTGAAAAGCGAATGAAGGGCGAAGGATGACGAAAAGGGAGCGGCATGAGTTGAACATAAAATACTGGCTCGTCTGTTCACGTATGGAATCATGGAGCGCACAGGGAAAACAGCGTACATCCATGCCAGCATACAGTTAAGTTCTTGTGCGATAGCCACGATTACACGAGAacgcctcctttctctctgttcccCATTTCCTCTTCGAGCATCCCCAATAGTGGGtcgaaagaaagaaaagtaGTACGACAGCACACAggccgcaccaccacggTGCGCTGCCGAGAGGATTGACACTTGCGCCATTGGCTGGTGGAGTGGATAAGCTTTTAGCAAACGGACGGTTATTCGAAGTTACAAAGTCGGCGGTGTAGGCACAAAAACGGCAGACGTCCGCATTGCCTGCCCTTCACGCTCCGTGTTGCAGACAACACACtgcccacctcccccccccccttcacgcGTCGAATTCGGAGAACTGTAGCGGCCGAATTTTGGTGCTCTCCTTGCGCCTCTTCTCAGCCCAATCACGCGTCagcttgcgctgcttctgAGTGAGCATGCTGTGGTATTGGTCCTCATGGTCCAGCTCCACACGCtgacgtttttttttgtgtccCTCCCCGTCATGTGAGTTAGTGACGGTGCCTTTGCGGTTGTCGCGGGCGAGTACGCGGTCTTCGCGGATGTAGACCTTTAGCTCCCGCTGCATCTCCGATGGACTCTTGTCGATGCCGAAACTCTGTGCGACGTGgccgaggtgcagcgagacgaagaagaagagcgactTAATTTCTCTTGGCAGGCCCGCGTAGGCGCGCAAGTACGACTGATACGCAAACAGCGCGACGCGGTATAGACTGTCCTTGGCGTCTCCCCCGCGATCGACCTCCCGCTGCATCACAAGGCGTGAGATGGCACGCCCCAGCGCGGCCGTGCTCTGCATCCACATGTGGTTCGACTTGGGATCCAGCTTGGTCAAATAGAAGAGAAATATCTCGTACTTGCGCTCCGACATTGCCATCGCCTCTTTGTTGTCGCCCTGCTGCATCTGCGAGTGGATGAAGTGCGTCAGGTATGCTGCATAGCCAAGCTCGTCTGGTGCAAGAAACAGAATCGagtcgccgctgttgccaATACGCGCTGTGCGCCCGATCCGGTGTACATAGATTTTCGGATCTGTTGGAGGGTCATAGTGCACAATCCAGTCGATCTTCGGCATATCAAGACCGCGAGCAGCCACGTCCGTGCAGAACAGCACGctcttgccgctgcgggaCTTCCCAGTGTCATACTTGAAGGCGTGAAAGACGGCGGCTCGGTCGACCTGTGACATGTTGCCGTGCAGCGTGAAGATATTGGCATCCAGGAAAGCGCGACGCGACGCTGCGGTACTGTCGAGACTCACGTCACCTTCCGTCTCGTTGTCACTTACCTCCTCAAATGTGATCACCTTGTCCGTGGCAGCGTCGTTGTTGAGGTGGCCGTTGGCGGTTTCGATCATTTTCTTCGTGCTCATGGGTGCACGGCGCGAGCGCGTGACGACCTTGCCCTCATACGACTTGCTGTGAAATGGGGACTGCAGACGAGAGGCGAGGAGATACAGAAACTCCGCGCTGTCCGCCGTCAAGACAAATACGATGATTTTGTGAGCACCAGCGTCTAGCTGGGAACGAAGAAAGGTGAGAAGAACCGAGAGACGGTGTTTCACTGGCACCACCACGTAGTGCTGCTTCAACGTCGTCGGGACGGAGAAGGTGTCTTGCGTCTCGCCGATGCGGGCGATGTTCTTGCGCAGGGCAAAGTGCGACAGTCGCTCAACACCAtcggtgatggtggcggaAACAAGAATACGCTTCAGACTGGACGCATGGCGGCACTTCTTCTCCAACAGTTCCATAATCTCACGTAGAGCCTTTTCGAATCCCATATCGAGCAGCCGATCCGCCTCGTCCATGATCACCGTTTGCGCGTTGGCAACGTTGAAAGAAGCGGTAGTCTTGAGGTGATCGAGCAGCCGACCAGGCGTCGTGACCAGAATCGGGAGACCTTTGCGCAACCGAGCCTTCTCCTTGTGCCGGTTCTCGCCGCCATGGATGCCGCCAACGGTGATGAACTgcgcgcagcgcaccagAGTGCACACCGTCTCTGTCACCTGCAGCACAAGCTCGCGAGTCGGGCACATGATAATGATGAGTGTGCCCACCTCACGCGAGATGGGCGTCTGATCACACTCCATGAGAAGACGGTGAAGTGTGGGGAGGGCGTAGGCGAgcgtcttgccgctgccagtcTCGCTGCGCACAAGAACGTCGCTGTCACTGTCCAGGACTGCCGCCCAGCACAGCTTTTGGATAAGGGTGAGGCTCTTGATCTTCATCGAGTCCGTCAaagggcggcgcagctttggatgcaccagctccacgagtggggggagagaatcGACGTCTGTTGGATTGCTGGCGCGAAAGCTCGAGGTCTGCGTAGACGAGGCGGTTAGCTGCACAGACAGCGAGGAACCCGTGCCTGACATAACCCTCTTCGGCTCTCGCAAAGAGACAGCGTTGGCTTTCGACGACTCGACGGGCGCGTAGTACGCGGTACTTTCCTTGTTACTCGGTGCTCTCATAGATGGGGCTGACTGTGCTGCAGGGGGGCGAGTGGTCTCCGGCGGATCAAAGACATTCTCCGCTTGAATCTTTCGCATTGCATCTAAGAGGGCGTTTGACCTACTTCCAGAGCTCCCACTGGACGACAGCAGGCGCTGAATGGCGTCATCTTCGCCAACTGCTGATAAGCCTGAAACGCTAACGTGGGATAACATGAAGGAATATAGGCAAAGTTTGAAGTGCGTTGGAGTATTCTTCACGTGCCAGTTTGCCTCCCTCACTGAACCATTTCTTTCCCACccaggaaaaagagaaaggaaaagtgCACCGACAAAgcggaaagaggagggggagggaaagtAACGCGAGAACCTCCAAAAGTGCACGCGCAGAaccagagagggggagcagaTGATGCACACGTTACGACACTATGCTCACTGAGCATACTCCAGTGCAAGTAGATGTGGCCCATATGTTGGATATTTCCTACACGTCACCTAGAGACAAAGAAAGTCTTACCAGGGAGGAACCActgaaaaggggaaagagcaTGTAAGTCCATTTCCTGTTGCTCGTGAGGTATTAAAGGAGTTTCGTTCTTAGCAGTTTGAGCTGAAGCCCACACTTCTTCGGTAAATAAAGAGTGATTAAATCCTGCAAGGTTGCAGTACCCCAACGACGGGGAGGGGACACCGCAATGCGTGGTATCAGGGTCCAGTACCCCCTCCGTGTGGGAATGCCGGGCAGCCCctccctatccctgccagcgccgcgccacttctggcggtgacagggtcaagcgccTACGGCGTGGGGAAggcagagcgatgcatcgccactctggcgtctgcggccgggtcgtgcgtggcgctgggtgtgggcgagctgcagcgtggctgGAATGTGTCGCACCCGGCCCCCGCTGCCaactggtgtggggagcctgcggcCCCGCGAGGGACATGCACGGCATGCCGACCTGCATCATGGAGGCGGCTGtggggcgacctgcgac
This portion of the Leishmania panamensis strain MHOM/PA/94/PSC-1 chromosome 27 sequence genome encodes:
- a CDS encoding hypothetical protein (TriTrypDB/GeneDB-style sysID: LpmP.27.0010), giving the protein MESKTPLFLYFMVPNHPEVKQYTNLLCHQVDQANRRLKGDNFGELYQEFGKDAGLAIKLGMVDCLQEPGLMAKFHIDPRMFPFIYFVRNKVFCDKLVGIVSESHIKEAVEAFIDYAKQESKNESEGRSLFQQVKRQDNDEENAMTLIAAAHSKMQAGEPAKGKQLFEKALRMSLEDIEIVKQRYGVPHKKMTPELWAKLKREPCYNSAPEALCGLAMCAMASKQRDEAFRLAAQVREEFPFAPQDMRSVAEAVVRIELIQLVDYDPDTDNYMRLLKFDELVNEPAQFYRHHLKRAVAFYVEGVAGQAIEECLRLIRAEPKLLAALKENGIVPKDLRLGPVAVTPARQVLQGIFEALGPTNEHVQKGRKLLQLYV
- a CDS encoding hypothetical protein (TriTrypDB/GeneDB-style sysID: LpmP.27.0030); the encoded protein is MDAQAPFLVIPTKRGAVPTLTPAQVNAILDPSERILSTSVFEAIDFVKPCLEAGLPMSAYCGMSGYRTVLTLRSSFHGPHASASSTDSTVAGDSEKGRAVVSFEKWREVVKATQPTLVVVVHESVPLCEPLSKRRRVATTRSERWLAKTEETSDLGYTILPSISVAGTHDSGYIDAVPRGENSYEFFQTLQALHLSPKKCTMCVAPHIPALLAAMVSNVSLIECPVPWALAEKGVALLLPVKEATGTTPQPVVPLLDLNDNVFALDINPIDEGCGCFTCKRHCRAYLHHLLTVQEMNSDILLVMHNLTQVVRLVRTYRCADAPAREALVSRVASAL
- a CDS encoding CAAX prenyl protease 1, putative (TriTrypDB/GeneDB-style sysID: LpmP.27.0040) produces the protein MLFSTNLFLGTTLISLNAISVWDAYLVLRQRRANEAKGMPLYFKEYITDEEFAKSKAYASERSTFSFIQHVKGLVMRNVSILLRLPARLYYLAMQPTGFSAGSFSHNYAAAVVEDLIFTVLDIPFSYYENFYIEKRHGFNKMTKTEFVKDILKSLFLRVTLLYPMQIALIQFVVRRFGERFPLYLFSGMSVILVIFLLAMPTLIQPLFNKFTPLDTEMLLYKKIAQLSTELGFPLKKVFVVDGSRRSHHSNAYFYGFGNNKRIVLYDTILEQLKDDDESIIGVLCHELGHWKHSHMYMNIALILGQLMLVSYGARLVLFDKRVYEAFGFGEIDPVIGLNIFLEPFYSTLSTLFGYGFCSISRRNEFQADRFAVKHNHGESLKRALLVMAKENRTGLTSDPLYSALHYTHPPLLERLQAVDAELKKQE
- a CDS encoding DEAD-box helicase-like protein (TriTrypDB/GeneDB-style sysID: LpmP.27.0050), translating into MSGTGSSLSVQLTASSTQTSSFRASNPTDVDSLPPLVELVHPKLRRPLTDSMKIKSLTLIQKLCWAAVLDSDSDVLVRSETGSGKTLAYALPTLHRLLMECDQTPISREVGTLIIIMCPTRELVLQVTETVCTLVRCAQFITVGGIHGGENRHKEKARLRKGLPILVTTPGRLLDHLKTTASFNVANAQTVIMDEADRLLDMGFEKALREIMELLEKKCRHASSLKRILVSATITDGVERLSHFALRKNIARIGETQDTFSVPTTLKQHYVVVPVKHRLSVLLTFLRSQLDAGAHKIIVFVLTADSAEFLYLLASRLQSPFHSKSYEGKVVTRSRRAPMSTKKMIETANGHLNNDAATDKVITFEEVSDNETEGDVSLDSTAASRRAFLDANIFTLHGNMSQVDRAAVFHAFKYDTGKSRSGKSVLFCTDVAARGLDMPKIDWIVHYDPPTDPKIYVHRIGRTARIGNSGDSILFLAPDELGYAAYLTHFIHSQMQQGDNKEAMAMSERKYEIFLFYLTKLDPKSNHMWMQSTAALGRAISRLVMQREVDRGGDAKDSLYRVALFAYQSYLRAYAGLPREIKSLFFFVSLHLGHVAQSFGIDKSPSEMQRELKVYIREDRVLARDNRKGTVTNSHDGEGHKKKRQRVELDHEDQYHSMLTQKQRKLTRDWAEKRRKESTKIRPLQFSEFDA